The nucleotide window TTTTAATTATAAAGTGACCAGGGATGTGATCAGCAAGATCGTCATGAATCGTGAATATGATGGTTTTGATCGAAGTGTTGATGTCTATGTCAGCAAACTGCGTAAAAAGTTTAACACCATAAACGGTAACCCTTACCAAATTAATACCTTATGGGGTAAAGGTTACGTGCTTACTAATCAGGAAGATTAACAAATAAATGAACAAGCAGTTTCTGCGTCTCACGCTATTTTTGGTGGCGTCGCTAATTATTTTAGCGCTAAGTCTCCAATTAGTATGGGAGTCCATTGAACCAAGTGAGACGGTGATATCCGTCGATGATTTTTATCACTCGTCTATTGAACGTAAAGGCGATATCTTTACCATGGTGCCGTTAAACACCATTTCATTGCCAGCGGATATGCTTGAGCCGTTAAAAGGCGGTGAAATCATTCGTGTTGATGACGAACAAGATAACGCCTATTACTATAAGCTCCACAATAACGCGGTATTAATTTTAGGGCCGATTGTTGACGACGATCTGGGCCAAGACAGTCACCAGTTAGTGACTACATTATTTTATGCTGGCTGTGGTTTAATTATCTTATTCTGGTTTCGACCTGCTTTTGTCGATTTACGTAAATTATCGACCTCAGTTATGGAGTTCTCCAAAAACGCCAAATGGCAACACTTGCATTTAAAGCCTACCTCAATTGCCTACCCTGCTGCCAATACCATCAATCAAATGGCTGAACGCATTGAGCAATTAATCGATTTGCAAAAAAATCTATCACGTATGGTCGGTCATGAAATACGTACCCCTCTGGCTCGTACTGGGTTTTCGATAGCCAGCTTAAAGCACGAGCCTAGCCTTGATGAATTGCTGTCTATTGAAGAAGACTTGCAAGAAATTGAAGATCTCACTGAAGAATTTTTGCAAATTACCAAGCTGGAATTCGACTCGAAAGACATTGTTTTAGTTAAGCAAAATGTTTATGCTCCAATCGAAGATTTAGTCAATAAATTACAAAAAGCATCACGCATTAATATCGTTATCGACATGGACAATAATGTCACTGCACCGGTCGAAACCAAAACCTTTAAACGTTTAATGCAAAACTTGATCACCAATGCCTTAAAACACGCCAATGAACAAGTTGAGATACGCTTTAGCCAGGTCAACGATCAATTTACCATCAGTGTCAGCGACGATGGCGGCGGCTTTGAACAAACCCAACAGCTTGATAAACCGTTTTATCAAGGCAACCCAAAAGTCGATGGTTATGGCCTAGGTCTTTCGATTGTTAAGATGATTGCCGCTTGGTATCAAGGCGATATCCAATTCACCCAATCAAACACCTTAAATGGCGCTAAAGTCAGCTTTACTTGGCCTATAGACGAAGATTAATCACCTACATTGAATCTAATACCATAAGACTCTTTGATAGCAGCTTAGTAAGCTTTTAATGCGAATGACTATGATAGTTTAGTCATTATCGAATAATGGCAGCTACGTGTCTCTTAAACGTATTCATCTGTCCAGCTGGTTACTAATCCATAAAGCGCATCCATAAAGCTCATCAGCATAGCTCAGAACGTGGTTTAAGCATATTTAAGCATAAATAACCCACTGTTTTCATCGGTAACAAAAAAGGCCAGAAATGAATTCTGGCCTTTTACTTTTACAAAAATCTAACTATCGATTGCTGTGCGTTACCAACAAGCGCTTGGCGCTTTTAACCCTTTTGGATTAGAGGCACTAAATGTTAACGTCATTGAGGTACAGCCGGTATCTTTGGCTTGCACTCCTTGAGCCGTTGCAGTAATAACATATGCGTTGCCACTTACACTGCCCAATGACAATTGATAATAACCATTGTCGGTTGTCGCACTGCCTCTCACCGTTTTAGCCGCACAGTTATTCGCAGAGCCAAAACTCGAACCATAAGTTGCGCAATTACCACGAAGTTTCTTTTGTTGAATTGCAATTTCATACATAGCGGTCTTCGCATCAGCACGCCGTGACTTCATCATCGAATCAGCAAAAGACGGGTAAGCAATGCCGGCAATAATGCCGACAATGGCAACAACAATCATTAATTCAATTAATGTAAAACCTTTAGCTCTCATTATTAACTCCTAAGGACAGCTGTCGCCATTTTTAATGTTTTGCAATGTCGCGCTTACGCTAAACGTACCCGGCGACACCGCGGTAAATTCTATATGACTTAACGGCACACCATCGACTTTCGTATATTTACCGACCAGTTCAACATCATTCACTGACAAACAGACATCCAAATTACTGTCACTTTGAAAATAAATGCTACCTGTCCAGGTATCACCGTCATCGATAGTATCAGACGAACATTCAAAGCCGGTTTGCTCGGCATTAATTAAGCAAACACCGTTAGCGTCGCTAATCGTAACATCTGCTAAAGACTTACCACCAGAGCCTTGTGTAATGTCACCAACAACGTTAAATACTTGGCCCATTTTACAAACAAATTGCTCTGTCGCGGTGTGATCGGCTTTGATCACATCATGATATTGTCTTAAATCGGAACAGGTCATCTGCGATAAATCAGGGTTTACCTGAATATAACCCGACCAACCATTTTCTAAATCGCTTGCTTCCGCCCAATCGTAAACATCACAACGATAATCTATGGTATAGATGTTAAATATACTTTCAATAAAGCCAGCAAATACCGGTGCATCGGCAGTACAATTTAGTGGCCCATCAGAGGTATTAACCGTAAATGGCGGGACATCATCACCAACTACACCAATTTTAATACTACCAGTAATCTGATGTTTCTGTGATGGAGGATCACTTGGATCAAACGGGCAGTTATTATTTACTGAATAACCAAATGCTTCGAGTTTGGTGTCATCAATATAAGCCGAGCCCATATTATTTAAACAGTAAAAATCGTCTGGGTTACCAATAAATAAGCCGCCAGTAATACCATCGACGTTAGCATCTGTACGCACCATGATACCGTCATTGACACACAACTCACCATCACTATCACCTGGTTGCATCTTATTAACAACAAAGTCATGCGGTGCTTCAGCAGGCTCTGCATCTGGATTTGGCAGAACCAAGGCATCTTTTACGCCCACCGAATAATAAATGGTATCACCATTATCATCGACAATAGGTGAATATACGTCATCACCGTTTACATCTTGAGTGGTCTTAGTGTCGTCAATCTCAAACGCCATACCACGATATACACGACGGGTTGCGATTTGCGGTCGTTCGAATGCATCTGCTGATGTCGGATCACCAACACAAACCTTGTCAGATTGGCTTATACCGCTTCCAAGAATGATACCAATATTGCCGTGCCAACCACCTCCTAGATAACAGGTATACTGATAGTAACTGTAATCACCATTATCCGTGGTTAAAGCTGTTGTGCTGTCCGCCGTTACCTGCACAGTTTTACCGGTATCATCAACGTAATAACGTTGACAAAACGCGGCATCAGAGGCTTTGACGTAAACTTCACCGATAGATAATTGATTTTGTGTTGCCGTATCAATATAAACATGCCCAGAAATTTCAACAAAGCCAGTACACTCGCCAACATCGTAGTCGATGACTTCATCATCAATCTGACAGGCATCTTTTAGCGTTAATACAATGTCATCACCGGATGTTAAACGTAAATCACCGTCTTCGCGGTTAACCAAGCCGGTTAAATCATCGTTCATAACCATACGACGTCGATCATCATCGGTAACCTGACCTTCACCTAGCTCAGCTCGACCGGTTGCAGAACGCACATAAAACTCATCATCGTCACTATTATCTATTTCACCACTAATAACCGGTGACTCATAACCGAGGCTTGTGACTAATTCGACCGATTCCGACACACCGTCACTGGTTTCCCAACTGACCATAATCGAAATTTCTTTGGCTTTAGCGTTATCGGTGATGTTTTCTTGACGTAAAAAAGAGGTGTTAGAACCTGCTACTTTTGTGTCATTACTGTAACCATTAGTTGCCGTATATAAGGTTTCAAATTCAGCCGCAGTAAATGCATCATTACTGATATTACGCATTTGTTCGAGGCGTTGTTGGGCAATCGCCATGGCTTCCGCTTTAGCTTTATTTTCAGCACTACCACCAATAAGTGAGGTTTGAAATGACGCTACCGCCAAAAGGCCAACAGCCATAATTGCTAACGCAACAAGAACTTCGATAAGACCAAATCCGTAATTACGATATTTATTCATAATAACTCCCTAAAAATCTCTCCAACTTCCTGCTGCAACAGTCGGAATTGTATTCAACCTAGTGTTTTTTAATAGGTCAGTATTGTAATGAATATCTAAACTGCCACTGGTGGTATTAAAGCCACCGCCGGTGACAACGGCACCATGAAACGTCGCATTTGCCGACACTTCGGTGGTATCCATGATAAAAACCACACCGTAAAAGTGCGGTGTACCGGACATAGAGACATTACCATTAACGATAAGAATGCTTGGCGCTTCATCATCACTTGGGCACACATTGTTACCTGTTACTACAGATTTACAACCTACGGTACCGCCATTGATATTGAGATCGCCTTCATACCAAACCACTTCATTTCGAGCACCTTCAGCGCAATCGGCATAAGTATTGGCATCACAGCCCTTAGAATCACCCGGCGATGCCGGATCAATGACCACGGTCGCGACACGTTCTTTGTATTGAAGAGGTGACATGCCGAAAAAGTTTTCAAACATTTCTTCAGGCGTCAAGTTGGCCAAATCTGAGTCATGCTCAAGAATATCCAAACCAACAGTTTCTTTATTTGATGTTTGAATTTCGCTACAGGCGCGAGGCACATCCATACAAGCGGGATAATTCACATCACTTGGGTCGGCAATAAACGTTGCGGTGGCGTTATTCGAACCAATATCAATATCGCCACCACTCCAAATCGAACTATGTCCTTCTGGATTATGTACTGATGCAGAACCGTTTATATCTAAATTACCACGAGTACTGAGTGGGTTATCTGGCATATTTGGAATAGGGTCTAACGCTTGCAAGGTAACAGTGATGGTTCTGGTGGCAGACTCATCTTCACTCCAACCTTGTGAGATCACTTCGATTGATATCACATCTGAGGCGCTAATTTCATTGACACTGATTTGTACAGGCGATGTACCAATGGTACCAGTGGCTGAGTCACCGATGCCATCTCCGTCAGAATCGAATACCGGATCAATATTGCCATCGTCATCTTGATCTAAGCCATCAGCATAATATTCGAGCGCAAGAGCCAGGCCACCTTCTGCGGCTTCAAATGCTCGTTTCGAGCGCATATCATTATTGACCAGCTGTTGTTCAAAAATAACACTGCGGGCTAAATACAAGCTGATTAAGGTGATTAAAATCAATAAAATGATGGAAATAGCGAGTACTGCTACACCTTGCTGTTTACGGCGAAGCGTTAATTGTTTCATTATCGAACCCTCACCATGTCATTGCGAACTTTAATGGATTGTTGAATCGTATACGTCACTTCACTGTCTGAATTTAGTGTTGCCGCTAAGGTGATGATAATTTCTCTCGTCTCAACCGTAGTATCGCCGCTACCCACTGTTGGTGTTTGCGCATAACAGTCTATTTCGCCATTATCATCGACACCATTGGCGCCATCGTTGTCTATCTCATCAGGCTCTCGTGTATTGACACACTCTGAATTTTGCGGGTTAAAACTAAGACGAGTAATGCTGTATAACTCCGAATCACTGATTTCTTCCCAATCGCCATCATTTTCATTGCAGCTATCAGCATTTGCGACTGTACCTGTAGTGCGCATTTCGATAACGCTGCCGTTTTTACGATAGCCAAAAAACTCGCTGTCTGAATCAAGCTCTCCGTCGTTATCGGCATCATAAGCAAAGATGATACACTCACCATCAACATTGCTATTTTCAGCAACCACGGTATTGGCTGAAATTGAATTAAACACCGCTAAAGCGCTGTCATTAGGGACACTAAATGGGTTCGATGAAGGTGTTTCTGTAAATGTGCCCCAATAGCCAGCACGACGAATATCATTGGTCATCACACTCATGATGGTCATCAACTGTGTGCTGAGCTTCGACTCTTTCAAAGTACTGCCGCTACTGGAAACAACCGAGACATATATGGTTGTAACGCCAGCAAGAACTATTAAGCCAAACACCATGGAAAGCAATAACTCAACTAAGGTGAAACCTTTTTGATTGATTAAAGGCCGCATGCATTGTACTCCGCATAATCATCAGAACAAATATTGACAACACCCAACCTGTTAACACGCACCACGATTGCGTTATTTGAAGCATCAGAAAACATAAAATTTCGACCTACATCAACAGTGCCTCTAGTGGGATCAAAGACCAGACTCGTGGTGATGGTACCACTTTGATAGTACATTCTAATGCTAAGCTCATCGTGCTCACTGCCGTCAACTCGAAACAGCACATCATCATTAGCCGCGCTGTAAGAGCCGTCACCGTCATCTATGGTTAATACACAGGCAAGTGGATCGGTATTCGACGTTTTACTGGGATCACAAGACTCCCCTACTTTCATGCCATAAGACCATGATGATGAGGTCATATTGCTAACGGTAAAGTGAACTTCTTCGGAGCGAGCGATAGACTCAGAACGAGCTTGTTGCAGGAAAGAATACATCTGTTCAGCGGCGCTAACTAACTTACCTTTCTTGAAGGAATCCATAAAGCTAGGGCCAGCAGCACTCACCAATATACTCAGGACGAGTACAGTGATTAAGATTTCTATTAGTGTTATGCCTTTTATTCTTTTCATTATCCAATACCCCAACTGCAGCTAACATCCTGCAGAAGCGCTTCCCTTGTATCGCTTGAATATCCTATAAAACAGCTTTTTTGTTAAAATTAATGTGTTGCTTTGTGATCCATCCTGATCGACAAAGCCTTTTACTTCCTATTCACTAATCTAACATTAAATTTAAATTACTACTAGATAATAACTACATTTTAGTCTTGCTAAGTGGTTAATATTTGTCCAAAAAACACTTTACTCTAGCTGCTATGGCACGTTAATCCTAGCGATAGGCTGTAAAAATAACGCTATGCTTATAACGTATGTTATCAACATGGATGTTAATAAATGCAACGAACAAACCAGACTGCGTTTTTTAAGAGACGAAATCTCACCAAATACGAAAACAGAAACAAAAATAGAAATAATAACAGAAACCAAGGCAGTACCTTGCTTGAGGTGTTAGTGGCCATGCTACTGCTGACATTAGTTATGCTCTATTTAGCTAATGTTGTCTTGCATGCGACCAGCAAAAGCCACAATAATATCCGGCAAATACAGGCACAATATCTTTTAAACGACCTTATTAACCTTCTCAGCAGCAATGACGGTGCGATAAATAACTACGCTCATCAGTTAACATCTGCAGCTTCTCTCAGCTCTTCGGCGGCAGCTGCCGGCTCGTTAGTAGATTGCAACATTAGCCAGTGTGAGCCTGACATAGTCGCTAAGTATCAACTCGCCAACTGGCAACAACAACTGCATCACTTGCCAAATGGCGCAAGCAAGCTTAACGTGACCTCGAATAAAGCCACCGCTAGCCTATTCTGGTCTGAACTCGGCCAAGTGGAAAACTACACAGAGTGCCCCAGTAAAACCGACAATTACTATTGCCTGAGCCTAGATTATGAATATTAAGGGCTTTAGCTTAGTCGAGTTAATGATATCTATGGCGCTTGGTATATTTATACTGTCGATAACCATGGCAACATTGGCGTCGGTCAACAAACAATTTAACTATCAGTCGACGCTAAGCGCCATAAATGACACCGCACGTTTTAGCTTTACCTTACTTGAGCAAGATTTAAAAGAAGTCAGCTATTGGCAATCTCTAGTTGAGATGAGTCAACTGTCTGGTAGCGCCTTTATCTCGACAGTTACCAATAGCTGCCGCGCTGACTCACAAGATTGGGCGAGAGCTATCCAACAAAGTGTGTTTGCGATTAATGATGCACCCAGTGACTATTTGTGTGTCGCTGAAGATGCTTATCTCAGAGGTGACATATTGACGTTACGTGGTATTAAGCATGAGCTAGCCACGGCATTTGACCCGAATCAACTTTACCTTAAAACCAATGCTGCTCAGTCAAGGTTTTACTTTGGTCGAGATAGTTCCGATACAACCAATCAGCTAAGTAATGCCAGTCAACATCAAACCTTTAGTCACAGTTTTTATATCGGCAACAGTCAAATTCAATGTAACGGGCAACCTGTACCCGCCCTATATTGGCAAACATCTCATCGCGGCTTTCCGAGAAAGGAAGAATTACTTAGCGGTGTTGAGCACATGCAAATCACTCTTGGGCTAGATAACAATGACGATAATATTGTCGACCAAGTCGTGTCGCCAAATAACGTCGCGAGCTGGCGCAATGTGATGCATGTAACCGTCGATTTATTGGTACGAAGCAAATGCCCGGATAGCCAACATGTTGACAATAAGATCTATCGCCTTGGTGATATCACTTATCAAGTAAGCGATAACTATCACCGCCGACAGTTTCGGCAAAGCTTTATCATTAACCAATAATGGAATCATTAAGGCAATAATCAATAAGCCAAGAAATAATACACTAAGAATTAATAAGCTAAGAAAGAATAACAATGCAGACTGGTATAGATAAGGCAAAGGCAAGCAATGAGCTTAAAACATAAGCAAAGCGGAGCACTGCTGTTTAGCGTGCTGATAATATTGATCATCATCATGCTCATCGCCAATGCGATTTTTAAGCAAGTATTAAATCAGTCATCACAGATAACTATTTTTCAGATGCATCAGTTAAGCAAAAACCGTCGCCATCAGGCGATATCACAAGCGAAAAAAGAACTGCGCGACAAAATCTCTCGAGGTGATGATTTAACTCTCAGCCATGACTACTACCATGGATACGACACCCGTTTGCAACTTAGCGACATTAACTGGCAAGACGCAAAGCAATTAGGCAACCACAGTCGATATAAAATTGCTTACTTAGGTCAATTGCCCGCTAATGCCTCGTTAACGTTGCCGGTTAAATACCATGTCTTTCACTTGTTTACTCGATCCAACTCACAAGATTCTGCGCCTTATTTGCAACAGCACCTTATTCGTATTGAAGTTAACCGTTCAAAGAGCGCTAACGAGCAGCAATAAAAACTATGAATAAAGGCCTATAAGAAAACATGAAAAATTCATATGAAAAACACTTATGAAAAAAGTAAGCAGTCTTAGAGGGGTTACTTTGATTGAACTGATGATAACTTTAGTGATTATCGTCATTCTATCAAGTGTTGCGCTAACTAATTATCAGCAATGGTTAATGAAGGTTAACCGCGAAGATGCAAAAGCCAGCTTATTAGCTCTGGCCATTGCCCAACAACAGCACTTCAGCAAGTATTTAACATACAGTGACAACCTTGTGCTGTTGGCTCATCAACAGTGGCCAGATACAACTTTGTCACAACAACAAAAATATCGTTTAACGATTGCGACCACAACACACCATACCGGCGTAATAGACAGCTTTATGATCACCGCAACCGCGCATGATACGCAGCAAAAAGATAGCGAGTGTTTTACGTTCCGCATCGACCATCAGCAATTTCTGCAAGCATTTACTCAATCAGGCGAGCATAACAATGCTTGCCTCTGACGTGTTAAGCAATTCTAGTGAGCTTTGATAATCCAACTCAACGTTCTTGAGAGTGAATGAGACTGAATGAGAATTAGTGAGAGTGAGGGAGAATTAATGGCACTGTATCGACTCGCCAGATGCATCATCATGTACGCCATCACCATCGTTATCTTGCGATACGCGTACTCGCCCTGCTCTGGTGACAATCAGCGCTCGATTATAGCGTTGGTTTTCACCATCGATACATAACCTGAGTGTACCATTTTGATACCAGGTAAAACCGTTATGTTGAAA belongs to Thalassotalea sp. HSM 43 and includes:
- a CDS encoding prepilin-type N-terminal cleavage/methylation domain-containing protein produces the protein MNKYRNYGFGLIEVLVALAIMAVGLLAVASFQTSLIGGSAENKAKAEAMAIAQQRLEQMRNISNDAFTAAEFETLYTATNGYSNDTKVAGSNTSFLRQENITDNAKAKEISIMVSWETSDGVSESVELVTSLGYESPVISGEIDNSDDDEFYVRSATGRAELGEGQVTDDDRRRMVMNDDLTGLVNREDGDLRLTSGDDIVLTLKDACQIDDEVIDYDVGECTGFVEISGHVYIDTATQNQLSIGEVYVKASDAAFCQRYYVDDTGKTVQVTADSTTALTTDNGDYSYYQYTCYLGGGWHGNIGIILGSGISQSDKVCVGDPTSADAFERPQIATRRVYRGMAFEIDDTKTTQDVNGDDVYSPIVDDNGDTIYYSVGVKDALVLPNPDAEPAEAPHDFVVNKMQPGDSDGELCVNDGIMVRTDANVDGITGGLFIGNPDDFYCLNNMGSAYIDDTKLEAFGYSVNNNCPFDPSDPPSQKHQITGSIKIGVVGDDVPPFTVNTSDGPLNCTADAPVFAGFIESIFNIYTIDYRCDVYDWAEASDLENGWSGYIQVNPDLSQMTCSDLRQYHDVIKADHTATEQFVCKMGQVFNVVGDITQGSGGKSLADVTISDANGVCLINAEQTGFECSSDTIDDGDTWTGSIYFQSDSNLDVCLSVNDVELVGKYTKVDGVPLSHIEFTAVSPGTFSVSATLQNIKNGDSCP
- a CDS encoding PilW family protein, which codes for MNIKGFSLVELMISMALGIFILSITMATLASVNKQFNYQSTLSAINDTARFSFTLLEQDLKEVSYWQSLVEMSQLSGSAFISTVTNSCRADSQDWARAIQQSVFAINDAPSDYLCVAEDAYLRGDILTLRGIKHELATAFDPNQLYLKTNAAQSRFYFGRDSSDTTNQLSNASQHQTFSHSFYIGNSQIQCNGQPVPALYWQTSHRGFPRKEELLSGVEHMQITLGLDNNDDNIVDQVVSPNNVASWRNVMHVTVDLLVRSKCPDSQHVDNKIYRLGDITYQVSDNYHRRQFRQSFIINQ
- a CDS encoding PilW family protein; the protein is MRPLINQKGFTLVELLLSMVFGLIVLAGVTTIYVSVVSSSGSTLKESKLSTQLMTIMSVMTNDIRRAGYWGTFTETPSSNPFSVPNDSALAVFNSISANTVVAENSNVDGECIIFAYDADNDGELDSDSEFFGYRKNGSVIEMRTTGTVANADSCNENDGDWEEISDSELYSITRLSFNPQNSECVNTREPDEIDNDGANGVDDNGEIDCYAQTPTVGSGDTTVETREIIITLAATLNSDSEVTYTIQQSIKVRNDMVRVR
- a CDS encoding ATP-binding protein; amino-acid sequence: MNKQFLRLTLFLVASLIILALSLQLVWESIEPSETVISVDDFYHSSIERKGDIFTMVPLNTISLPADMLEPLKGGEIIRVDDEQDNAYYYKLHNNAVLILGPIVDDDLGQDSHQLVTTLFYAGCGLIILFWFRPAFVDLRKLSTSVMEFSKNAKWQHLHLKPTSIAYPAANTINQMAERIEQLIDLQKNLSRMVGHEIRTPLARTGFSIASLKHEPSLDELLSIEEDLQEIEDLTEEFLQITKLEFDSKDIVLVKQNVYAPIEDLVNKLQKASRINIVIDMDNNVTAPVETKTFKRLMQNLITNALKHANEQVEIRFSQVNDQFTISVSDDGGGFEQTQQLDKPFYQGNPKVDGYGLGLSIVKMIAAWYQGDIQFTQSNTLNGAKVSFTWPIDED
- the pilV gene encoding type IV pilus modification protein PilV, giving the protein MQRTNQTAFFKRRNLTKYENRNKNRNNNRNQGSTLLEVLVAMLLLTLVMLYLANVVLHATSKSHNNIRQIQAQYLLNDLINLLSSNDGAINNYAHQLTSAASLSSSAAAAGSLVDCNISQCEPDIVAKYQLANWQQQLHHLPNGASKLNVTSNKATASLFWSELGQVENYTECPSKTDNYYCLSLDYEY
- a CDS encoding GspH/FimT family pseudopilin translates to MKRIKGITLIEILITVLVLSILVSAAGPSFMDSFKKGKLVSAAEQMYSFLQQARSESIARSEEVHFTVSNMTSSSWSYGMKVGESCDPSKTSNTDPLACVLTIDDGDGSYSAANDDVLFRVDGSEHDELSIRMYYQSGTITTSLVFDPTRGTVDVGRNFMFSDASNNAIVVRVNRLGVVNICSDDYAEYNACGL
- a CDS encoding type IV pilin protein, which translates into the protein MRAKGFTLIELMIVVAIVGIIAGIAYPSFADSMMKSRRADAKTAMYEIAIQQKKLRGNCATYGSSFGSANNCAAKTVRGSATTDNGYYQLSLGSVSGNAYVITATAQGVQAKDTGCTSMTLTFSASNPKGLKAPSACW
- a CDS encoding PilX N-terminal domain-containing pilus assembly protein, which encodes MKQLTLRRKQQGVAVLAISIILLILITLISLYLARSVIFEQQLVNNDMRSKRAFEAAEGGLALALEYYADGLDQDDDGNIDPVFDSDGDGIGDSATGTIGTSPVQISVNEISASDVISIEVISQGWSEDESATRTITVTLQALDPIPNMPDNPLSTRGNLDINGSASVHNPEGHSSIWSGGDIDIGSNNATATFIADPSDVNYPACMDVPRACSEIQTSNKETVGLDILEHDSDLANLTPEEMFENFFGMSPLQYKERVATVVIDPASPGDSKGCDANTYADCAEGARNEVVWYEGDLNINGGTVGCKSVVTGNNVCPSDDEAPSILIVNGNVSMSGTPHFYGVVFIMDTTEVSANATFHGAVVTGGGFNTTSGSLDIHYNTDLLKNTRLNTIPTVAAGSWRDF
- a CDS encoding type IV pilin protein, which produces MKKVSSLRGVTLIELMITLVIIVILSSVALTNYQQWLMKVNREDAKASLLALAIAQQQHFSKYLTYSDNLVLLAHQQWPDTTLSQQQKYRLTIATTTHHTGVIDSFMITATAHDTQQKDSECFTFRIDHQQFLQAFTQSGEHNNACL